GGAGTGTGCAGTCCTTTCTGAGTTGAGAACGGCTGGAACTTTCTCTCTGAATGTGTGCTCCCCGATTTCAGTGTTCAGCGTACCCCCTGAATctcatcacccccacccccgtgtcCCCTGCTCCCAGTCCACAGGCTggtcatttttgtgtttgtgtgagagtgcgtcTGTTAATCTTACATATATTGAACTGCatccttatttatttaacagactGTGGCCTCCAGTGTGGCATTGTCTAATTTTGTGCAGTTAAAATCACAGACATTTGCTCACTGGAAAAGGAGGGATTCCTTAGCACACACTGTGTATACTAGCAGGAGGAGGTCAAGCTTTTTTCCGTTAATCAACAACAGTATGTGCCTAACAAGCCATGTTTATGGCCTATATTTTGGCAGCGTTAACAGACTTCCAACTGTCCCATGCATTCCCATGTGACATATTGAAACCAGTCAAAGGTCTATGTAAATAACTCTTAACTGACTGGATATATTTGCcagtttaaatgacaaaaacattgtTACAGACCTACGTGCAGTttcaagtggaaaaaaaactggaatatcGAGTAAGCTTGCTGAAGTAAAATGCTTTGCTTGTCTCTAAATATACTTGTGGGACAGTCACTTGTCTCTCTGCTCCAGCTATTTGCTAACCCACACCAAAAACAACAAGTCTTTAGGTCTAATAGGATGCAAAAAGTGTAGCTGTATACAgtattataatattattgtgTGAATGGAATGTAATTCAGATCTCCCTGTTTAAaatcaattccatttcattGCTGCATCATGAGTTTAAGTTTGAAACCATACCAGACGGACACCCCTCCTGTGACGGTAAAGCCCACATAAACCTGTTGGCTTAATGTCTGTATCTTTAGCTGAGGAAAATTTGAGTATTACTGACTCACTTTCTGCTTTGTTATGATGTAGGATCAGGCCATTTTTTGTTGGATTAGCCTATGTTAGAATAATATTTTCTGTCATcatccatttcatttttctgaGTGTCTCTGAAGAAGTGTGATGTGATTATGACAGGTCCTATCCGATACCTGCCTTGACAATAATGGTCAAGGCGTTGGTCCGCGTGCGCCAgaacagagtcacagagaggagaactttaaagcactttttaatAGATGTGAACCACTCCATACATATCTTTTGTACTGTACTTTTCTAACACGAGTTTCGTTGcagtatttgtttgttttggaattgCCAGTGTGAGCCTGAAGTGTCGGTGCAGGCGCTCTGGCAGACTGCATTTCAGCCTGTTCTCTGAGAACGGGCATACCATCAtggatttattttgcaatgtttttgtaTCTTGACAAAAAAAGCAGTAATCAGGCTTAGGTTTCATTGTAAGAAGATTGGGTTTTCACATGAGAATAGCCTACCAGTGTTTCGtaaaatatttgcttttgtaTGCTCACAttcttgtgtgcgtgtgtgcatgcatgtgcgtgtgtgcgcgtgtgcatgcgtccatgtgtgtgtatgtgtgtgtgtgtgcgtgtgtgtggctgctcttTGGAATGTTTTGATTCAGTGAAGGGGGTGTTTGTCTACGTGCTGTGGGGGAGCCAGTACCTATGGTCTTTAACAGGGTCAGAAAGCACACTGCACAGATGCAGACATTTTTCGATTTCTTCAGCTTTGAATTGGCTGAACGCCAGCAAACGCTTTGTTTTAAAACGTTTTGGATCTATGTTGCACGTGCATTGTGTGTGAATTTGCGTGTGTACTGCCACACTAACTGCCAGAGGCTACTGCCACACTAACTGCCTATTTCAACGGTTTGCAGTAAAATAAGTTCAATGTATCAATGTGCGCACACTGTTGTCATCTGGAGACCTCACAGTATTTTGTTCTGTGTAAAATAGTGCATCCTATAAGTCAGACAGATAAGAAAAATCACTTATTTTTTAGCACATCCTTGTGCTAGTAATGTACCCTGTCTGgcaacattttgttttagctGTATGGTACGTGCAGGCTGTTCTGTATTCAGGCTGCACTTCACATTTGGCCAAAACAATCCTCTTGAAAAGgtctttgtgtattttttaatgtgaggTAGACAAAAATATCAATGAAGTTGTATTACCTTTTGTATTTTCTCAAAATGGTGGTAATGTCACAATAATCCTAACATTCAATGGATAATATTACATCTGATCGACAGTATCCCACTTGCATGCAAGAGGGGCACAATGACCCttaaggggagagagagccacaTTTGACCTGCATTTCTGACCTCTCATGATGCCGCATGCGGAACTACAGAGATTAGGAATGGGGAAGAAGCTAGAGACACATTTACTCTTATACACCCTCTAGTGCCATCTATTGACTTTTCTATATAGTAACACAGGCATTTTTGACATATATACAAGAAAATGCCATACAATATTCCACTTAATATCAAACAAATGCACAGTCAGGTGATGGTGATACTGAGTATTTTCATAAAACTAACTTGTCTTTTGaccttttgcctttttttgttgcattaatAGAGTtttgtaaaaactaaaaaaactcaaaatatgCTGTGTGATTTGTGCTGAAGAGCATATAAACATCCTGAAAGTGAACCATTGTGTGCATTACAAAGGGAGGTTGCGGCTGTGCAACAATGCAAAGGCCTTCAGTTAATTTTACGATGGTGGGTGTGTGATCCCTTATTGTGTATCCAGGCAGAGTTGCAAGGGAGCACTGTGAAATTCAGCATtcacatcagagagagagattgttgAGGGGTCTGTCTGCTTTCAAATATGGAATGTTTTAATACAGGAAAAGACTTCCATTGAttatgttttcctgtgtttgtttaattCTGATTTACTATAATAtgctttcaaataattattccCCCATATCTAACGGCTAAAGTTACCAACCATTGAGTGTTACTGTTACACAGTTACTGTTTAAGGAGAGCATGTTATAGTCTGTTGGCTCTTGTTGGaagaaatggggaggggggtggcaaTGATTGTTTTTAACATGATCCatgttctttttccttttttattgtatGCTTATAACCACCATAAGCAATATTTCTTCATTAAATTGCTTTTTGATATGGCTAAGTGCACCACATTTAGAAATCCTGAAGAATCACATGATGGTCcatacaaattttaaattaatttttcatagcCAGCACAAACATGCACCTGTAAAAACCCCTTTGATGGTATTCACTTTAAAAGCTCAATGTGCAAACTGCAAGTCACACTAATCTTATGGTTGGGACTTGCAATGAGATTTCAGATCTTGAATAATGCTCTAGGACCATAATGTGGACCCGTTAACGTGTGCTGTGGACTTTTGGGGTGCTTTGTTTTGATCAGCTGTTTTGATATCTACAGACGTCTGCCTACATCTCTACGCCTATGCCTGCCCTGTTTTCCACGCCTGGTCAGTCGCTGTATGGAGTCTGTCCCAGGGATGCTATACTGTGCTGTGcttgcatatgtatttttttgaagTGAGATGTTTTGATCACTTGATGCCTTTatactaaaaatatttttaagttaCTTTCTGTCtcaagtataaaaataaaacattctgtgGTCCTAATCTTGATTCTGCACCACTTATTGTGTTTGTCTTGATTTCAGAAGCTGTTCCATGTCCAAAGCACAATTGTGTGACAGATAAGTTTGCTGTGACTACACTAGTAAGAAAGCCAAGGGAAACGTACCTCATTATTTGTCTATCACTATTATGATAGTTTGTGAATTTAACCAGTTTAATTGAATAGTTTTTCCCCTTTCACCAAATGGTATTGATAAGGCAGTCTCATTGCTGTAGCTTTGCTGTCAGTGGACAGTGGCCACAGTGGACAGCAGGCTGTGGGGGTGTGTCCGCATACTGGCACAGTGTCATCACAAAATCACCTACCCAGCATCCCCGGCTTCTAACGGCagtcaaattaaaacatttcaaaggaGGAAAACTCAGCATTAAATGAGACACTTTAAGTTCCCATGTGGGAAAAACCTGATTAGGTATCAGTGTTTAGGGACAGAATGTACTGTGTCTCTGTCACCAAGTAAGGATTCACATTTTACACTGCCATTAAACTCACTGGAGATGTTGCAaccataaaatgtatatattgactgaagatatgtatatatttactgtaaaaatgtgaaCAGGTACTTTCATGTCCAGCCAATGATTGGTGGACTGTGGAACACTATTCTGAACTGATTTTTGTGAATATGGACTAGGTTCATCATTCATCATAAGAGAAAAACAATCCCACACTTAGAAGTGTAAAAAAGTagttcagttaaactcatattTCATTAGAGATGTTATTTTAACATAGGTGAATCGTTTTTTTCATTGGAACTATTTCAGTTCAATAAAAAGACTTGATATGGGACATTTTCTCTAATAgttaaattacataaacaaaaCCACAATAACCCTGTTGTTCATAAACCCTGTAAACTACAGATGGTAAGTATtcctggaaataaataaatacaatgaaaagcATTTCACCTCAGAGGTACTGGTGGCTGTACTACATTGTCCATAGTGAGcagaataacattttaaaatgagtgtgCCAAAGCCCAAAACTTAATGAGGCATGTTGagacatattttattacaaatgtttatgaaaaacaatatttttatataatgattttttgtgataaatatgaaaaaatgtttatgctaGCTGCATTTTCcaacaaaatgtttcttttatagGATATAGAGGTGTGTTTTTCCGCCAActgggggcagcagagagcttTCAAAACAAGTATTAGAGACAGTCAGTGTCACATGACACTGAGGCCTGCTAGAGGTGAGTGAGCCATAAATATCCTCTCCAGGCTTTCtgcttctctcgctctctgcttctctttcgtgttttctgtttttctctatATGTTTTCAATCCAACTCTCGTAAATAGGAGACCATCTCTTGGAAGACGGGGACAGCGCAGGAAGAACGTCTGTCATGTCTCTAGTCCCAGCCCCCCTCAACACCGGACGGTTGGGCCCGGAGGCGCTCCTGAGAGAGATCCACACCAATCTGCTGGAGTGTAAAGTGTGCTTTGAGAAGTTCAGTGGGCAGCAGAGGGAGCGCAGGCCTCGGAACATGCCCTGCGGTCATGTGCTCTGCCTGGAGTGCCTCACCCTGCTCTCCCACCCCcatctgcacaagctggagtgCCCCTTCTGCAGGCAGCTGTGCAGCGTGTCCGACACCTCCGACTGCCTGCCCCTTTTCGACCTATCGGAGCTGCTGGTGCGCGGTAGCCCCAGGCCGGCCGTCCCACACAGGGTGAGTGCAGGCACCGGTCgggctggggggctggagtACGGGGCTCTGCAGCTGCACTCTGCCTTCGGGGGCTGGGGGAACCTGGTGAACCCCACAGGGCTGGCTGTGTTCGGGTCGTCAGGGGCGGTGGCAGTGGTGCATGACAGTGACAGGAGAGTAGCAGTCTTCAGTCCCCAGGGGAGGCGGCTGCACAAGTTTGGACAGAGAGGCCACGCCCCTGCTGAGATCTGCCACCCTCTGGATGTTGCAGTGGCACCCAGTGGGCACGTGATCATAGCAGACGCAGGCGACAGCTCTGTGAAGGTGTTCACCTCCAGGGGGCGCAGTGTGGTGACCATCCGTGACTCCTTCAAACTGCCCTGGGGTGTGGAGGTGGATGGATGTGGGCACATCTTGGTGACAGATGCCCAGGCGGGCACATTGTCAGAAGTGGTGGTGGACTATGCCCGCTCCCTCACAGTGCTGAACCGATTAGTCAGCACTGACCTGCAGTGCCCAAGGTCGGTGGCCTACTGTCGGGTAACTGGGAACGTTGCCGTGGTAGAGCACATTGGAGGCTTGGCAGAAAGAGGTACTGGCAGTGATTGTGCACAGGTCACAATATTCAACAGCGAGCTCACCCTCCTCATGAAGATTGACAGCTTCGGCCTAACGCTTGTTTCCCCAGTGAGGCTATGCATCTCTGCTGTGGCTTTTGACAGGGAGGGGCATGTGATTGTGGCAGATGTGGGGCAGGGGATGATTTGGAGTTTGGGGAAGCCCCAGAATCATCCAGTACTGACCCCACTGGTCAGTCATGGACTGGTACGTCCTGTGGGTCTTGTGGCCACTGCTCAAAACATGCTGATTGTCCTGGACAGTGGAGACCACTCAGTGAAGTTGTACATGGCCAATTCAGACCTCAGTATAACAAAACAGTGATACTGGTTCACATACCTTTAACCAATGAGATTTCTTACAGGGTGCACTGTAACTATCCTGAGTTCTTTTCATTTAACTACGAGTAACAAATTTACAAGACTATACAACCTTTTATTGATTGCGTAACAGTTTGCAAATCACTGAAATGAAGGAAATATTTTTAGAGTTAAGTCAGCTTTGCTTAAATTCCTTGCTGAGAGTAAAGTGCATTTGGACAAAACAACATATCTACTAGATTTAAAATCCcccattgattatttttttaaattttattttattctttttttgggggggggggcatttttttaaaaacggagtGTGTTCATTACTGTTTCCCTCTGTGTCATCCATGGTATTGAGATCTTATTTCTACTATTTTACcaaaatttcaaacaaattaaagaTGAAATGTAACTACATTTTACTAGACTGCCATGTCAACGGTGGGAGGATTGATGCAATAAAGATGTGTGCTCTGTACAATGTTTGTCAACTCAGTAGTTTTACTTGTTCAGTTGAAAATATAGGGCCTCTCCCTGATTTACGAAAACCTTTAT
This window of the Anguilla anguilla isolate fAngAng1 chromosome 1, fAngAng1.pri, whole genome shotgun sequence genome carries:
- the LOC118236421 gene encoding E3 ubiquitin-protein ligase NHLRC1-like isoform X1; protein product: MTLRPARGDHLLEDGDSAGRTSVMSLVPAPLNTGRLGPEALLREIHTNLLECKVCFEKFSGQQRERRPRNMPCGHVLCLECLTLLSHPHLHKLECPFCRQLCSVSDTSDCLPLFDLSELLVRGSPRPAVPHRVSAGTGRAGGLEYGALQLHSAFGGWGNLVNPTGLAVFGSSGAVAVVHDSDRRVAVFSPQGRRLHKFGQRGHAPAEICHPLDVAVAPSGHVIIADAGDSSVKVFTSRGRSVVTIRDSFKLPWGVEVDGCGHILVTDAQAGTLSEVVVDYARSLTVLNRLVSTDLQCPRSVAYCRVTGNVAVVEHIGGLAERGTGSDCAQVTIFNSELTLLMKIDSFGLTLVSPVRLCISAVAFDREGHVIVADVGQGMIWSLGKPQNHPVLTPLVSHGLVRPVGLVATAQNMLIVLDSGDHSVKLYMANSDLSITKQ
- the LOC118236421 gene encoding E3 ubiquitin-protein ligase NHLRC1-like isoform X2; protein product: MSLVPAPLNTGRLGPEALLREIHTNLLECKVCFEKFSGQQRERRPRNMPCGHVLCLECLTLLSHPHLHKLECPFCRQLCSVSDTSDCLPLFDLSELLVRGSPRPAVPHRVSAGTGRAGGLEYGALQLHSAFGGWGNLVNPTGLAVFGSSGAVAVVHDSDRRVAVFSPQGRRLHKFGQRGHAPAEICHPLDVAVAPSGHVIIADAGDSSVKVFTSRGRSVVTIRDSFKLPWGVEVDGCGHILVTDAQAGTLSEVVVDYARSLTVLNRLVSTDLQCPRSVAYCRVTGNVAVVEHIGGLAERGTGSDCAQVTIFNSELTLLMKIDSFGLTLVSPVRLCISAVAFDREGHVIVADVGQGMIWSLGKPQNHPVLTPLVSHGLVRPVGLVATAQNMLIVLDSGDHSVKLYMANSDLSITKQ